From Equus przewalskii isolate Varuska chromosome 7, EquPr2, whole genome shotgun sequence, one genomic window encodes:
- the ARPC3 gene encoding actin-related protein 2/3 complex subunit 3, translating to MPAYHSSLMDPDTKLIGNMALLPIRSQFKGPAPRETKDTDIVDEAIYYFKANVFFKNYEIKNEADRTLIYITLYISECLKKLQKCNSKSQGEKEMYTLGITNFPIPGEPGFPLNAIYAKPANKQEDEVMRAYLQQLRQETGLRLCEKVFDPQNDKPSKWWTCFVKRQFMNKSLSGPGQ from the exons GCTTACCACTCTTCTCTCATGGACCCTGACACTAAACTCATTGGAAACATGGCACTGTTGCCCATCAGAAGTCAATTCAAAGGACCTGCCCCTAGAGAGA CAAAAGATACAGATATTGTGGATGAAGCCATCTATTACTTCAAGGCCAATGTCTTCTTCAAAAACTATGAAATTAAG AATGAAGCTGATAGGACCTTGATATATATAACTCTCTACATTTCTGAGTGTCTGAAGAAACTCCAAAAG tgcaaTTCCAAAAGCCAAGGCGAGAAAGAAATGTATACACTGGGAATCACTAATTTTCCCATTCCTGGAGAGCCTGGTTTTCCACTTAACGCAATTTATGCCAAACCTGCAAACAAACAGGAAGATG AAGTCATGAGGGCCTACTTACAGCAACTGAGGCAGGAGACTGGACTGAGACTTTGTGAGAAAGTGTTTGATCCTCAGAATGATAAACCCAGCAAG TGGTGGACTTGCTTTGTGAAGAGACAGTTCATGAACAAGAGTCTTTCAGGACCTGGACAGTAA